The sequence below is a genomic window from Streptosporangium lutulentum.
CGGCGCCGACGCCATGCGTACGGCGATGCGCAACCACATCGCCCAGGTCGCCGGCCGCTACGCCTCCAACCCCACCCTCGTGTCCTGGGACGTCGTGAACGAGGTCTTCGACGACAACGGAAACATGCGCAACTCGTTCTGGTACCAGAGGCTGGGCGACACCTACATCGCCGACGCCTTCAGGGCCGCGAAGGCCGCCGACCCCGACGCCAGGCTCTGCATCAACGACTACAACGTCGAGGGCATCAACGCCAAGAGCACGGCGATGTACAACCTGGTGAGGTCACTGCGGGCGCAGAACGTGCCGGTCGACTGCGTGGGCTTCCAGGGCCACCTGTCCACCCAGTACGGCTTCCCCAGCCAGGTCCAGCAGAACGTGCAGCGCTTCGCCGACCTCGGCGTCCAGGTCAGGTTCACCGAGATCGACATCCGGATGCTGACCCCGAGGACCGCGGCCAAGGACACCCAGCAGGCCACCTACTACAGAGACATCGTCAACGCCTGCCTCGCGGTGACCCAGTGCGCCGGCATCACGATCTGGGGCTTCACCGACAAATACTCCTGGGTTCCCGAGACCTTCCCCAGTGAGGGCGCGGCCCTGATCTACGACGAGAACTACGCCCAGAAACCGTCCTACACGGCGGTGCACAACGCCCTGGCCGGTGGGACGAATCCTCCGGATCCGACGGACACCACCGCACCCAGCAGGCCCGGCACTCCCACCGCCTCAGCCATCACCGCCACCGGCGCCACCCTCACCTGGACCGCCTCCACCGACAACCGCGCCGTCACCGGCTACACCCTCTACCGAGGCACCACCCAACTCGCCACCTCCACCACCAACACCGTCACCCTGACCGGCCTCACCCCCGCAACCGCCTACACCGTCAACGTCGTCGCCCGCGACGCCGCCGGAAACACCTCCACCGCCTCACCCACCACCACCTTCACCACCCCCGCCGGACCCACCAACCCCGGCACCGGCTGCACCCCCACCTACCGCACCACCAACA
It includes:
- a CDS encoding endo-1,4-beta-xylanase, whose product is MPSLRRAISIGALAVLPILAAVLPALPAHADQPLRAHAEARGKFIGTALSTSPLANETAYRNIAATEFNQITPENAMKWDATEPNQNQFNWSGADAIVNFATQNNQQIHGHTLVWHSQTPAWVQNLGADAMRTAMRNHIAQVAGRYASNPTLVSWDVVNEVFDDNGNMRNSFWYQRLGDTYIADAFRAAKAADPDARLCINDYNVEGINAKSTAMYNLVRSLRAQNVPVDCVGFQGHLSTQYGFPSQVQQNVQRFADLGVQVRFTEIDIRMLTPRTAAKDTQQATYYRDIVNACLAVTQCAGITIWGFTDKYSWVPETFPSEGAALIYDENYAQKPSYTAVHNALAGGTNPPDPTDTTAPSRPGTPTASAITATGATLTWTASTDNRAVTGYTLYRGTTQLATSTTNTVTLTGLTPATAYTVNVVARDAAGNTSTASPTTTFTTPAGPTNPGTGCTPTYRTTNTWQGGFQGEVTIRCTSAATTWRTTLTYPTGVNVTQNWSSTLTTNGTAFTFANAPWNGTIPAGGTTTFGFIGSWNGTGTPPTPTLS